The following proteins are co-located in the Apium graveolens cultivar Ventura chromosome 5, ASM990537v1, whole genome shotgun sequence genome:
- the LOC141659767 gene encoding alcohol dehydrogenase 1-like: MIAAAVAWEAGRPLVIDEVDVAPPKKMEVRIRIHFTSLCHSYVYFWEAKGHQPLFPRILGHDFYPLKVFLLKVEVIESVEDGVTALKPEEKMLPLFTGECGECRHCKSSESNLCDLLTINLDRGVMLSDEPAKKGIAGFAIDFLMDGVFTVVSKTVAAPIELVKLLIQNQDKCFSFSEEAK, translated from the exons ATGATTGCAGCTGCTGTGGCTTGGGAAGCAGGCAGGCCACTGGTAATAGATGAGGTAGACGTTGCACCACCGAAGAAAATGGAAGTTCGAATCAGGATTCATTTCACGTCTCTTTGTCATTCTTATGTTTACTTCTGGGAGGCCAAG GGACATCAACCTTTATTTCCGCGAATATTAGGTCACGACTTTTATCCATTAAAAGTTTTCTTATTAAAAGTCGAGG TCATAGAGAGTGTTGAAGATGGTGTTACAGCCCTCAAACCCGAAGAAAAAATGTTACCTCTGTTTACAGGCGAGTGTGGGGAGTGCCGTCATTGTAAATCAAGTGAAAGCAATTTGTGTGATCTGCTAACGATCAATTTGGACAGAGGTGTGATGCTTAGTGATG AACCAGCTAAGAAAGGGATTGCAGGTTTTGCCATCGATTTTCTCATGGATGGAGTCTTTACAGTTGTGTCCAAAACTGTGGCTGCTCCAATTGAGCTTGTGAAACTTTTGATCCAGAACCAAGATAAATGCTTCTCATTTAGCGAAGAAGCTAAATGA